The Vidua chalybeata isolate OUT-0048 chromosome 17, bVidCha1 merged haplotype, whole genome shotgun sequence genome has a segment encoding these proteins:
- the EIF6 gene encoding eukaryotic translation initiation factor 6, which yields MAVRASFENNNELGCFAKLTNAYCLVAIGGSENFYSVFEGELFGTIPVVHASIAGCRIIGRMCVGNRHGLLVPSSTTDQELQHIRNSLPDSVRIQRVEERLSALGNVTTCNDYVALVHPDLDRETEEILADVLKVEVFRQTVADQVLVGSYCVFSNQGGIVHPKTSIDDQDELSSLLQVPLVAGTVNRGSEVIAAGMVVNDWCAFCGLDTTSTELSVIESIFRLNEAQPSTIATNMRDSLIDSLT from the exons ATGGCGGTCCGCGCCAGCTTCGAGAACAACAATGAGCTGGGCTGTTTCGCCAAGCTCACCAACGCCTATTGCCTCGTGGCCATCGGCGGCTCCGAGAACTTCTACAG CGTGTTCGAGGGGGAGCTCTTCGGGACCATCCCGGTGGTTCACGCCTCCATCGCCGGCTGCCGCATCATCGGCAGGATGTGTGTGG GGAACAGACACGGGCTGCTGGTCCCCAGCAGCACGACAGACCAAGAGCTGCAGCACATCCGCAACAGCCTCCCGGATTCCGTGCGGATCCAGCGCGTGGAGGAGCGGCTGTCGGCCCTGGGCAACGTCACCACCTGCAATGACTACGTGGCTCTGGTCCACCCGGATCTGGACAGG GAGACAGAAGAGATCCTGGCAGATGTGCTGAAGGTGGAGGTGTTCAGACAAACAGTAGCAGACCAGGTGCTGGTTGGAAGTTACTGTGTTTTTAGTAACCAAGGAGGAATTGTGCACCCCAAAACTTCAATCGATGACCAGGATGAGCTGTCTTCTTTGCTGCAGGTCCCACTCGTG GCGGGGACGGTGAACCGCGGCAGCGAGGTGATCGCGGCGGGGATGGTGGTCAACGACTGGTGCGCCTTCTGCGGGCTGGACACCACCAGCACCGAGCTCTCCGTCATCGAGAGCATCTTCAGGCTCAACGAGGCTCAGCCGAGCACCATCGCCACCAACATGAGGGACTCCCTGATTGACAG CCTGACATGA